From Cellulomonas oligotrophica, a single genomic window includes:
- the pulA gene encoding pullulanase-type alpha-1,6-glucosidase produces MVGVRVRPGSSPSPRPAARGTTEPPRPATARRVVAAGTAAAVALAGLVAALAPTAAQADATGVVLVGSLQDELGCGADWDPACAATALAAGDVPGRWTSTFTVPAGAWEWKVALDGTWDAAYGADGGTGNTPLVVAGPAELTFTYDDATHRTSVVVEDLAGGYTDADAALVAEPVRDPGAGEQLYFVMTDRFANGDPSNDTGGLTGDRLTTGLDPTDKGFYHGGDLAGLRERLDYVEGLGVTGIWLTPSFLNRAVQGEGANASAGYHGYWITDFTQIDPHLGSNAELEALIDDAHARGIKVYFDIITNHTADVIAYAEGQYAYVPQADEPYRAADGTPFDPSDVAGSADFPALDPATSFPYTPVVPAADADLKVPDWLNDPTLYHNRGNSTWTGESVTYGDFDGLDDLMTEHPRVVDGFVDVYEAWVDLGVDGFRIDTVKHVNTEFWETFTTEVAAHAAAAGNPDFFMFGEVYDADPALTAPYVRDTDMNAILDFSFQAAAASYARGFGASSLHALYAGDDLYTTPTSNAQALPTFLGNHDMGRIGYAVKDTDDPQGRSGLAHSLMYLTRGQPVVYYGDEQGFVGDGTLGGKDKDARQSLFASQVPEYAGQELLDGTPAGAVDRYATDTPLYTHVARLAQLRADTPALTSGAQVERYADGAVYAFSRVGDDDVEHLVALNNDDAATTVTVDSLTPGATFTPLLATSGTGTADAAPVTAGADGTVELALPALGALVLRADAPVATGGDAINLDLPGAGAALEGLAPVAADVADDVHATTSFAWRTVGDDAWTALGTAETTAPRVFHDVRDLAPGTLVEYRAVREDAAGQRTAASTFGSVGVAVDGVEPPPGPGGEVVTVPGSHNAAMGCAGDWQPGCEAARLTTLNGLVHHGTFTLPPGTYEYKVAVGGTWDENYGAGGAPGGANITYTVPGDEPVDVTFVYDVTTHQVTTSVDGPLITLPGSHQSELGCAGDWDPACLGAALVDGDGDGTATFTAPDLPAGTYEVKVAHGLSWAENYGADGVRDGANITFAAPGGKPVTFVYDLATHVLTVQVTDPPLPGTGQLAAHWVDATTIALPTAFVPSGTDAADLTFTLHGSTDAALQVDDGQVTGGEEHPLTVLPDGLTDAQAARFPALAGYLALRLDADPATVEELLTGQLLVRQGAADGTAQAVTGVQVPGVLDDVYADAARATLGTTWRRGAPTQTLWAPTAQDVDLLVWPADRRGRLDTSAEPVRRAAERRADGTWSVGGPKAWAGAAYLWEVTVYAPTTGEVEINRVTDPYAVALTLNSTHGVLVDLDDPRYRPRQWERTPQPVVRPVEQTIYELHVRDFSISDATVPERLRGTYGAFAVRSSDGRDHLRRLADAGLTTVHLLPTFDIASIEEDRTAQAEPACDLASLPPDSPEQQECVTAVAADDAFNWGYDPWHWTAPEGSYAVDATGGARLAEFRTMVGALHADGLQVVLDQVFNHTAASGQDARSVLDRVVPGYYHRLNATGQVETSTCCQNVATEHAMAEKMMVDSVVTWARDHKVDGFRFDLMGHHSRATMEKVRAALDDLTPRRDGVDGSKVYLYGEGWNFGEVADDRLFEQATQGQLGGTGIGTFSDRLRDAVRGGGPFDENPRVQGFGSGAFTDPNGDPVNGTADEQRARVQHQGDLLRLGLAGNLRDYALPTSDGTVRTGDEIDYNGQPAGYAESPEEVVTYVDAHDNETLFDNLALKLPQGTSMDDRVRMNTVSLATTALAQTPSFWHAGADLLRSKSLDRNSYDSGDWFNVLDWSQQTNGFARGLPPAADNEAKWPYQQPLLADPALVPTPEHIGTAHEAALELLEIRSSTRLLHLGSAELIGSRVTFPGAGADAAPGVVVMHVEDRRGWDRAAHRWRTDVDRRLDGLLVVVNASDEPTTQTVGALAGRRYALHPVQARGQDDVVRTTRYDRATGAVTVPARTVAVLVEQAGRGGYAPTPPRGVPGRS; encoded by the coding sequence ATGGTCGGCGTCCGTGTGCGTCCTGGTTCGTCCCCGTCCCCCCGCCCCGCCGCCCGAGGCACCACCGAGCCCCCGCGTCCCGCCACGGCGCGGCGCGTCGTCGCCGCGGGGACGGCCGCCGCGGTCGCGCTCGCGGGCCTCGTCGCCGCCCTCGCGCCGACCGCCGCGCAGGCCGACGCGACCGGCGTCGTCCTGGTCGGCAGCCTGCAGGACGAGCTCGGCTGCGGTGCGGACTGGGACCCGGCCTGCGCCGCCACCGCGCTCGCCGCGGGCGACGTGCCCGGCCGGTGGACCAGCACCTTCACCGTGCCGGCGGGTGCGTGGGAGTGGAAGGTCGCCCTCGACGGCACCTGGGACGCCGCCTACGGCGCCGACGGCGGGACCGGCAACACGCCGCTGGTCGTCGCCGGGCCCGCGGAGCTCACGTTCACCTACGACGACGCGACGCACCGCACGTCCGTCGTCGTGGAGGACCTGGCCGGGGGCTACACGGACGCGGACGCCGCCCTGGTCGCCGAGCCGGTGCGCGACCCCGGTGCCGGTGAGCAGCTGTACTTCGTCATGACCGACCGGTTCGCCAACGGCGACCCGTCCAACGACACCGGCGGCCTGACGGGCGACCGGCTGACGACCGGCCTCGACCCGACCGACAAGGGCTTCTACCACGGCGGCGACCTCGCCGGCCTGCGCGAGCGGCTCGACTACGTCGAGGGCCTCGGCGTGACGGGCATCTGGCTGACGCCGTCGTTCCTCAACCGTGCCGTGCAGGGCGAGGGCGCGAACGCCTCCGCCGGGTACCACGGGTACTGGATCACCGACTTCACGCAGATCGACCCGCACCTGGGCTCCAACGCCGAGCTCGAGGCGCTGATCGACGACGCCCACGCGCGCGGCATCAAGGTGTACTTCGACATCATCACCAACCACACCGCGGACGTGATCGCCTACGCCGAGGGGCAGTACGCGTACGTGCCCCAGGCCGACGAGCCGTACCGGGCCGCGGACGGCACGCCGTTCGACCCGTCGGACGTGGCCGGCAGTGCCGACTTCCCCGCGCTGGACCCCGCGACGTCGTTCCCGTACACGCCGGTCGTGCCCGCGGCGGACGCCGACCTCAAGGTGCCCGACTGGCTGAACGACCCGACATTGTACCACAACCGCGGCAACTCGACGTGGACGGGGGAGTCCGTCACGTACGGCGACTTCGACGGCCTCGACGACCTCATGACCGAGCACCCGCGGGTCGTCGACGGCTTCGTCGACGTGTACGAGGCCTGGGTCGACCTGGGCGTCGACGGCTTCCGCATCGACACCGTCAAGCACGTGAACACCGAGTTCTGGGAGACGTTCACCACCGAGGTGGCCGCGCACGCCGCCGCCGCCGGCAACCCCGACTTCTTCATGTTCGGCGAGGTGTACGACGCCGACCCGGCGCTGACGGCGCCGTACGTGCGGGACACCGACATGAACGCGATCCTCGACTTCTCGTTCCAGGCCGCCGCGGCGAGCTACGCGCGGGGGTTCGGCGCGTCGTCGCTGCACGCCCTGTACGCCGGCGACGACCTGTACACCACCCCGACGAGCAACGCGCAGGCGCTGCCCACGTTCCTCGGCAACCACGACATGGGGCGCATCGGGTACGCCGTCAAGGACACCGACGACCCGCAGGGCCGCTCGGGCCTCGCGCACAGCCTCATGTACCTCACGCGCGGGCAGCCGGTCGTCTACTACGGCGACGAGCAGGGCTTCGTCGGTGACGGCACCCTCGGCGGCAAGGACAAGGACGCCCGGCAGTCGCTGTTCGCGTCGCAGGTGCCCGAGTACGCCGGGCAGGAGCTGCTGGACGGCACCCCGGCCGGTGCCGTGGACCGGTACGCGACCGACACCCCGCTGTACACGCACGTGGCCCGGCTCGCGCAGCTGCGCGCGGACACCCCGGCGCTGACGTCCGGGGCCCAGGTCGAGCGGTACGCCGACGGTGCGGTCTACGCGTTCTCGCGCGTCGGGGACGACGACGTCGAGCACCTCGTCGCGCTCAACAACGACGACGCGGCCACCACCGTCACGGTCGACTCCCTCACGCCCGGGGCGACGTTCACCCCGCTCCTGGCCACGAGCGGCACCGGCACGGCCGACGCGGCGCCCGTCACCGCCGGGGCCGACGGCACCGTCGAGCTCGCGCTGCCGGCGCTCGGCGCCCTCGTCCTGCGGGCCGACGCCCCGGTCGCCACCGGCGGCGACGCGATCAACCTCGACCTGCCCGGCGCCGGTGCCGCGCTGGAGGGCCTGGCGCCCGTGGCGGCCGACGTCGCCGACGACGTGCACGCCACGACGTCCTTCGCCTGGCGCACCGTCGGCGACGACGCCTGGACCGCCCTCGGCACCGCCGAGACCACCGCGCCCCGGGTGTTCCACGACGTGCGCGACCTGGCCCCGGGCACGCTGGTCGAGTACCGGGCCGTGCGCGAGGACGCGGCCGGGCAGCGCACCGCCGCGTCGACCTTCGGCAGCGTCGGCGTGGCCGTCGACGGCGTCGAGCCCCCGCCGGGCCCCGGCGGCGAGGTCGTCACCGTGCCCGGCAGCCACAACGCCGCGATGGGCTGCGCGGGGGACTGGCAGCCCGGCTGCGAGGCCGCACGCCTGACCACGCTCAACGGCCTCGTGCACCACGGCACGTTCACGCTGCCGCCCGGCACCTACGAGTACAAGGTCGCGGTCGGCGGCACGTGGGACGAGAACTACGGCGCCGGCGGAGCCCCGGGCGGGGCGAACATCACCTACACGGTGCCCGGGGACGAGCCCGTCGACGTGACGTTCGTGTACGACGTGACGACGCACCAGGTGACGACGTCCGTCGACGGCCCCCTGATCACGCTGCCCGGCTCGCACCAGAGCGAGCTCGGCTGCGCCGGCGACTGGGACCCGGCGTGCCTGGGCGCGGCGCTCGTGGACGGCGACGGGGACGGGACGGCGACGTTCACCGCGCCCGACCTGCCCGCCGGCACCTACGAGGTCAAGGTCGCGCACGGCCTGTCGTGGGCCGAGAACTACGGCGCCGACGGCGTGCGCGACGGTGCGAACATCACCTTCGCCGCCCCGGGCGGCAAGCCCGTCACGTTCGTCTACGACCTGGCCACGCACGTGCTCACGGTGCAGGTCACCGACCCGCCGCTGCCCGGCACCGGCCAGCTCGCCGCCCACTGGGTCGACGCGACCACGATCGCCTTGCCCACGGCGTTCGTGCCGTCGGGCACCGACGCCGCCGACCTGACGTTCACGCTGCACGGCTCGACCGACGCCGCGCTGCAGGTCGACGACGGGCAGGTCACCGGTGGCGAGGAGCACCCGCTGACGGTGCTGCCCGACGGGCTCACCGACGCCCAGGCCGCCCGGTTCCCGGCGCTGGCCGGGTACCTCGCGCTGCGCCTGGACGCCGACCCCGCCACCGTCGAGGAGCTGCTCACCGGGCAGCTGCTCGTGCGCCAGGGTGCGGCCGACGGCACCGCGCAGGCCGTCACCGGCGTCCAGGTGCCCGGCGTGCTCGACGACGTCTACGCCGACGCCGCCCGCGCGACCCTCGGCACCACCTGGCGTCGCGGCGCACCGACGCAGACGCTCTGGGCACCCACCGCCCAGGACGTCGACCTGCTCGTGTGGCCCGCCGACAGGCGCGGACGCCTCGACACCTCGGCGGAGCCGGTGCGCCGGGCCGCGGAGCGTCGCGCGGACGGCACGTGGTCCGTCGGCGGGCCGAAGGCGTGGGCGGGCGCCGCCTACCTGTGGGAGGTCACGGTCTACGCACCCACCACGGGCGAGGTCGAGATCAACCGGGTCACCGACCCGTACGCCGTCGCCCTCACGCTCAACAGCACCCACGGCGTGCTCGTCGACCTCGACGACCCCCGCTACCGCCCCCGCCAGTGGGAGCGCACGCCCCAGCCCGTCGTGCGGCCGGTCGAGCAGACCATCTACGAGCTGCACGTGCGGGACTTCTCGATCTCCGACGCGACCGTCCCCGAGCGGCTGCGCGGCACCTACGGGGCCTTCGCGGTGCGCAGCAGCGACGGCCGCGACCACCTGCGCCGCCTCGCGGACGCCGGCCTGACGACCGTGCACCTGCTGCCCACGTTCGACATCGCGTCGATCGAGGAGGACCGCACCGCCCAGGCCGAGCCGGCGTGCGACCTGGCGTCGCTGCCGCCGGACTCGCCCGAGCAGCAGGAGTGCGTCACGGCCGTCGCCGCCGACGACGCCTTCAACTGGGGCTACGACCCGTGGCACTGGACCGCCCCCGAGGGGTCCTACGCGGTCGACGCCACCGGCGGCGCCCGTCTGGCCGAGTTCCGGACCATGGTCGGCGCCCTGCACGCCGACGGCCTGCAGGTCGTGCTCGACCAGGTCTTCAACCACACCGCGGCCAGCGGCCAGGACGCCCGCAGCGTGCTCGACCGTGTCGTGCCCGGCTACTACCACCGGCTGAACGCCACCGGCCAGGTCGAGACCTCGACCTGCTGCCAGAACGTCGCCACCGAGCACGCCATGGCCGAGAAGATGATGGTCGACTCCGTCGTCACCTGGGCCCGCGACCACAAGGTCGACGGCTTCCGGTTCGACCTCATGGGCCACCACTCCCGCGCCACCATGGAGAAGGTCCGCGCCGCCCTGGACGACCTCACCCCGCGCCGCGACGGCGTCGACGGCTCGAAGGTCTACCTGTACGGCGAGGGCTGGAACTTCGGGGAGGTCGCCGACGACCGGCTGTTCGAGCAGGCCACGCAGGGCCAGCTCGGCGGCACCGGCATCGGCACGTTCTCCGACCGGCTGCGCGACGCCGTCCGCGGCGGCGGACCCTTCGACGAGAACCCGCGCGTGCAGGGCTTCGGCTCCGGCGCCTTCACCGACCCCAACGGCGACCCCGTCAACGGCACCGCCGACGAGCAGCGGGCCCGCGTGCAGCACCAGGGCGACCTCCTGCGCCTCGGGCTGGCCGGCAACCTGCGCGACTACGCCCTGCCCACGTCCGACGGCACCGTGCGCACCGGCGACGAGATCGACTACAACGGCCAGCCGGCCGGGTACGCGGAATCCCCGGAGGAGGTCGTCACCTACGTCGACGCGCACGACAACGAGACCCTCTTCGACAACCTCGCCCTCAAGCTGCCGCAGGGCACCTCGATGGACGACCGGGTCCGCATGAACACCGTCTCGCTGGCCACCACGGCCCTCGCCCAGACGCCGTCGTTCTGGCACGCGGGCGCCGACCTCCTGCGCAGCAAGTCCCTCGACCGCAACAGCTACGACTCAGGGGACTGGTTCAACGTCCTCGACTGGTCGCAGCAGACCAACGGGTTCGCGCGCGGGCTGCCCCCGGCCGCGGACAACGAGGCGAAGTGGCCGTACCAGCAGCCGCTGCTGGCCGACCCGGCGCTCGTGCCCACCCCCGAGCACATCGGCACGGCGCACGAGGCCGCGCTCGAGCTGCTCGAGATCCGCTCCTCGACCCGCCTGCTGCACCTGGGGTCCGCCGAGCTGATCGGCAGCCGCGTCACGTTCCCCGGGGCGGGCGCGGACGCCGCCCCGGGCGTCGTGGTCATGCACGTCGAGGACCGCCGGGGCTGGGACCGCGCGGCGCACCGGTGGCGCACCGACGTCGACCGGCGCCTCGACGGTCTGCTCGTGGTCGTCAACGCCTCCGACGAGCCCACCACCCAGACCGTGGGCGCGCTCGCGGGCCGGCGGTACGCGCTGCACCCGGTGCAGGCGCGCGGGCAGGACGACGTGGTCCGCACGACCCGGTACGACCGGGCGACCGGTGCGGTGACGGTGCCGGCGCGGACCGTCGCGGTGCTCGTCGAGCAGGCGGGCCGGGGCGGCTACGCCCCGACCCCGCCGCGGGGGGTGCCGGGCCGCTCCTGA
- a CDS encoding DUF167 domain-containing protein yields MRVAVRVRPGASRTRVGGLHGDRLVVAVQARAVDGAATEAALAAVADALGLRRRHVSLVAGATSRDKVVEVDAGLVDAALAARLEALREG; encoded by the coding sequence GTGAGGGTCGCCGTCCGGGTGCGTCCCGGCGCGTCGCGCACGCGCGTCGGCGGCCTGCACGGCGACCGGCTCGTCGTGGCGGTGCAGGCGCGGGCCGTCGACGGTGCCGCGACCGAGGCCGCGCTCGCGGCGGTCGCCGACGCCCTGGGCCTGCGCCGCCGGCACGTGAGCCTCGTCGCGGGGGCCACGAGCCGGGACAAGGTCGTGGAGGTCGACGCGGGGCTGGTCGACGCGGCGCTCGCGGCGCGCCTGGAGGCGCTGCGCGAGGGCTGA
- a CDS encoding malate dehydrogenase, whose amino-acid sequence MSVTPAVVTVTGGAGQIGYALAFRIASGQLLGPDRPVRLRLLEIPAAVPAAAGVAMEIDDCAFPLLDGVDVTSDATAAFDGVDVALLVGARPRTKGMERGDLLSANGGIFGPQGAAINAGASSDVRVLVVGNPANTNAYIAAAHAPDVPKDRFTAMTRLDHNRAVAQLRQRTGAAVDDIARLAIWGNHSATQYPDLTHATIGGRPALDVVDDEAWVRGTFIPTVAKRGAAIIEARGASSAASAANAAIDHVRTWVDGTPAGDWTSAAVVSDGSYGVPEGLVSSFPVTASGGAYTIVPGLELDAFSRERVDASVAELVEEREAVRALGLVGS is encoded by the coding sequence GTGTCCGTCACCCCTGCCGTCGTCACCGTCACCGGCGGAGCCGGCCAGATCGGCTACGCCCTCGCCTTCCGGATCGCCTCGGGGCAGCTGCTCGGCCCGGACCGCCCGGTGCGCCTGCGCCTGCTGGAGATCCCGGCGGCCGTCCCGGCCGCGGCGGGCGTGGCCATGGAGATCGACGACTGCGCGTTCCCGCTGCTCGACGGCGTCGACGTCACGTCGGACGCGACGGCGGCGTTCGACGGGGTCGACGTGGCGCTCCTCGTGGGTGCGCGGCCGCGCACGAAGGGCATGGAGCGCGGTGACCTGCTGAGCGCGAACGGCGGCATCTTCGGCCCGCAGGGTGCCGCGATCAACGCCGGTGCCTCGTCGGACGTGCGCGTGCTGGTCGTCGGCAACCCCGCCAACACCAACGCGTACATCGCGGCGGCGCACGCCCCCGACGTGCCGAAGGACCGCTTCACGGCCATGACGCGCCTCGACCACAACCGGGCCGTGGCCCAGCTGCGGCAGCGCACCGGTGCGGCGGTCGACGACATCGCCCGCCTGGCCATCTGGGGCAACCACTCCGCCACCCAGTACCCGGACCTGACGCACGCGACGATCGGCGGACGTCCGGCGCTCGACGTGGTCGACGACGAGGCGTGGGTGCGCGGCACGTTCATCCCGACGGTCGCGAAGCGGGGGGCGGCGATCATCGAGGCGCGGGGCGCCTCGTCGGCCGCGTCGGCGGCGAACGCGGCCATCGACCACGTCCGCACGTGGGTGGACGGCACCCCGGCGGGGGACTGGACCTCGGCCGCGGTCGTCTCGGACGGCTCGTACGGCGTGCCCGAGGGTCTGGTGTCGTCGTTCCCCGTGACGGCGTCGGGCGGCGCGTACACGATCGTGCCGGGCCTGGAGCTCGACGCGTTCTCGCGCGAGCGGGTCGACGCGTCGGTGGCCGAGCTGGTCGAGGAGCGCGAGGCCGTCCGGGCGCTCGGCCTGGTCGGCTCGTGA
- a CDS encoding methyl-accepting chemotaxis protein has product MTVTSPAPGTLRARSGDIPAGIRLPRGATLTPASFAARHRVVQGVVWLNLVGLLVLGVLSDEPFLHVLAAAALIAVLAVLGRTLPRPGTRAALTSVALMGCSYLAIHVAGGRVDAHFHLFVALVFVALYQQWSALLWAVVAVVVHHGVLGLLAPHAVFGEMASHHGADLPGAALVGLVALHAAFVVVEVVGILVLWHFAEQTEREVNDAVLAAGAAREEAVLATAQAQQEAAVVEEERARRLDTLLASLTAQADEIAQVARTAAEQVVTAEQRADSLTAAAQDVARRAQDAAEAADRGRQVSSRSREHMSALDASAGRIAEVIGSVSAVAAQTNMLALNATIEAARAGEAGRGFAVVSGEVKELAASTAHSAGTIESAVRAVQQGSAQVAEAFDETTSAVDRIAAIQDEIEAAARSQVAVVAQVREDLAAAAAGATEIVHHVDRLVAGMRV; this is encoded by the coding sequence ATGACCGTCACCTCGCCCGCACCGGGCACACTCCGCGCGCGGTCCGGGGACATCCCGGCCGGGATCCGGCTGCCTCGGGGAGCCACGCTCACACCCGCGTCGTTCGCCGCCCGGCACCGCGTCGTCCAGGGTGTCGTGTGGCTCAACCTCGTCGGCCTGCTGGTGCTGGGTGTGCTGTCGGACGAGCCGTTCCTGCACGTCCTCGCCGCTGCCGCGCTCATCGCCGTCCTCGCCGTGCTGGGTCGCACCCTCCCGCGGCCGGGCACGCGGGCGGCGCTGACGAGCGTCGCGCTCATGGGGTGCTCGTACCTCGCCATCCACGTCGCGGGCGGCCGTGTCGACGCCCACTTCCACCTGTTCGTCGCCCTGGTGTTCGTCGCGCTCTACCAGCAGTGGTCCGCGCTGCTGTGGGCGGTGGTGGCGGTGGTCGTCCACCACGGCGTCCTCGGTCTCCTCGCGCCGCACGCGGTGTTCGGGGAGATGGCGTCCCACCACGGTGCCGACCTGCCGGGTGCGGCGCTCGTCGGGCTCGTGGCCCTGCATGCTGCGTTCGTCGTGGTCGAGGTCGTCGGGATCCTCGTCCTGTGGCACTTCGCCGAGCAGACCGAGCGGGAGGTCAACGACGCCGTCCTCGCGGCGGGCGCCGCCCGCGAGGAGGCGGTCCTGGCCACGGCGCAGGCGCAGCAGGAGGCCGCCGTCGTGGAGGAGGAGCGCGCACGACGGCTCGACACCCTGCTCGCCTCGCTCACCGCGCAGGCCGACGAGATCGCGCAGGTCGCGCGCACCGCGGCGGAGCAGGTGGTCACGGCCGAGCAGAGGGCCGACTCCCTGACCGCGGCGGCGCAGGACGTGGCCCGACGGGCGCAGGACGCCGCCGAGGCCGCGGACCGCGGGCGCCAGGTCTCCAGCCGCTCCCGCGAGCACATGAGCGCGCTCGACGCGTCGGCGGGGCGCATCGCCGAGGTCATCGGCTCGGTCAGCGCCGTCGCCGCCCAGACCAACATGCTCGCCCTGAACGCGACCATCGAGGCGGCACGTGCCGGCGAGGCCGGGCGCGGGTTCGCGGTGGTCAGCGGAGAGGTCAAGGAGCTGGCGGCCAGCACCGCGCACTCGGCCGGCACGATCGAGTCCGCCGTCCGTGCGGTGCAGCAGGGATCGGCCCAGGTGGCCGAGGCCTTCGACGAGACCACGTCGGCGGTCGACCGGATCGCTGCCATCCAGGACGAGATCGAGGCGGCAGCACGCTCGCAGGTCGCCGTCGTGGCTCAGGTGCGCGAAGACCTCGCGGCGGCGGCCGCCGGGGCGACGGAGATCGTCCACCACGTCGACCGGCTCGTCGCGGGGATGCGGGTCTGA
- a CDS encoding NADP-dependent isocitrate dehydrogenase — MAKIKVVGPVVELDGDEMTRIIWQFIKERLIHPYLDIDLRYYDLSIQNRDATDDQVTIDAAHAIKEHGVGVKCATITPDEARVEEFGLKKMWVSPNGTIRNILGGVVFREPIIISNIPRLVPGWNKPIIIGRHAHGDQYKSTNFKVPGAGKVTMTFEPADGSEPQRFEVVTMPEGGGVAMGMYNFNESIRDFARASFAYGLQRGYPVYLSTKNTILKAYDGAFKDIFQEVFDTEFKAQFDAAGLTYEHRLIDDMVASAMKWEGGYVWACKNYDGDVQSDTVAQGFGSLGLMTSVLMTPDGQTVEAEAAHGTVTRHYRQHQQGRPTSTNPIASIFAWTGGLKHRGKLDGTPEVTQFAQTLEDVVVRTVESGKMTKDLAVLVGPDQPWLTTEEFLAALDENLAARLG; from the coding sequence ATGGCGAAGATCAAGGTCGTCGGCCCCGTCGTCGAGCTCGACGGCGACGAGATGACGCGCATCATCTGGCAGTTCATCAAGGAACGCCTGATCCACCCGTACCTCGACATCGACCTGCGGTACTACGACCTGTCGATCCAGAACCGCGACGCGACGGACGACCAGGTCACGATCGACGCGGCCCACGCGATCAAGGAGCACGGCGTCGGCGTCAAGTGCGCCACGATCACGCCGGACGAGGCCCGCGTCGAGGAGTTCGGCCTGAAGAAGATGTGGGTCTCGCCGAACGGCACGATCCGCAACATCCTCGGCGGCGTCGTCTTCCGCGAGCCGATCATCATCAGCAACATCCCGCGCCTGGTGCCGGGGTGGAACAAGCCGATCATCATCGGGCGCCACGCGCACGGCGACCAGTACAAGTCGACGAACTTCAAGGTGCCCGGCGCCGGCAAGGTCACGATGACGTTCGAGCCGGCCGACGGCTCGGAGCCCCAGCGGTTCGAGGTCGTGACGATGCCCGAGGGCGGCGGCGTCGCGATGGGCATGTACAACTTCAACGAGTCGATCCGCGACTTCGCGCGCGCCTCGTTCGCGTACGGCCTGCAGCGCGGGTACCCGGTGTACCTGTCGACGAAGAACACGATCCTCAAGGCCTACGACGGTGCCTTCAAGGACATCTTCCAGGAGGTGTTCGACACCGAGTTCAAGGCGCAGTTCGACGCCGCGGGCCTCACGTACGAGCACCGCCTCATCGACGACATGGTGGCCTCCGCGATGAAGTGGGAGGGCGGCTACGTCTGGGCGTGCAAGAACTACGACGGCGACGTCCAGTCCGACACCGTGGCGCAGGGCTTCGGCTCGCTCGGCCTGATGACGTCGGTCCTCATGACCCCCGACGGCCAGACCGTCGAGGCCGAGGCCGCGCACGGCACCGTCACGCGCCACTACCGCCAGCACCAGCAGGGCCGCCCGACGTCGACGAACCCGATCGCGTCGATCTTCGCGTGGACCGGCGGCCTCAAGCACCGCGGGAAGCTGGACGGCACGCCCGAGGTGACGCAGTTCGCGCAGACGCTCGAGGACGTCGTCGTCCGGACGGTCGAGAGCGGCAAGATGACCAAGGACCTCGCCGTCCTCGTGGGCCCGGACCAGCCGTGGCTGACGACCGAGGAGTTCCTCGCCGCGCTCGACGAGAACCTGGCCGCCCGCCTGGGCTGA
- a CDS encoding aquaporin — translation MSQQKPENADATPTDAAPTTPETTPSASATPDVTAPEVTAPEVTAPEADAAPASAAAPAAEVPAAEVPAAEVPAADAPSAATPAPDAAPAAPQAPAPAVVVEEVAVVEEVVVTTATTDGPGLLARLGAEAFGTFLVVLAGVGIWLYSGFSGTQTTLTVALGFGVATLAAVATLGHVSGGHVNPAVTLGAVLAGRTRARDLLPYWLAQVAGGALAAAVLFLTVPTALPALLSQTGEGSVRSFFAATANGFAENSPLSRLSTGSAEFGLVPALLVEVVLTAVLVGVVLAATDRRTPRGHAPYAIGLTYAVLLLVALPVTNAGLNPARSTAVAIFSEGWALEQLWLFWVAPLVGAAVAALVYRAFASEPLEIDELDEDDDLEDAVAR, via the coding sequence ATGTCCCAGCAGAAGCCCGAGAACGCCGACGCGACGCCGACCGACGCCGCACCCACGACGCCCGAGACCACGCCCTCCGCGTCCGCGACGCCCGACGTCACGGCGCCCGAGGTCACGGCGCCCGAGGTCACGGCACCCGAGGCCGACGCCGCCCCGGCGTCCGCCGCGGCACCCGCCGCCGAGGTCCCCGCCGCCGAGGTCCCCGCCGCCGAGGTCCCCGCCGCCGACGCCCCGTCCGCCGCGACGCCCGCCCCCGACGCAGCGCCCGCCGCCCCGCAGGCGCCCGCCCCGGCCGTCGTCGTCGAGGAGGTCGCCGTCGTCGAGGAGGTCGTCGTCACGACCGCCACGACCGACGGGCCCGGCCTGCTCGCCCGCCTGGGCGCCGAGGCCTTCGGCACGTTCCTCGTGGTGCTCGCCGGCGTGGGGATCTGGCTCTACTCGGGCTTCAGCGGCACCCAGACGACCCTGACGGTCGCGCTCGGCTTCGGCGTCGCGACGCTCGCCGCGGTCGCCACGCTCGGGCACGTCTCGGGCGGGCACGTGAACCCCGCGGTGACCCTCGGCGCCGTGCTCGCGGGCCGCACCCGGGCCCGCGACCTGCTGCCCTACTGGCTCGCCCAGGTCGCCGGCGGCGCGCTCGCCGCGGCCGTCCTGTTCCTCACGGTGCCGACCGCGCTGCCCGCGCTGCTCAGCCAGACCGGTGAGGGCTCCGTCCGGTCGTTCTTCGCCGCCACGGCCAACGGCTTCGCCGAGAACTCCCCGCTGTCGCGGCTGTCGACCGGGTCCGCCGAGTTCGGCCTGGTGCCGGCGCTGCTCGTCGAGGTCGTGCTCACGGCCGTGCTCGTCGGCGTCGTGCTCGCCGCGACCGACCGCCGCACGCCCCGCGGGCACGCCCCGTACGCCATCGGCCTCACCTACGCCGTGCTCCTGCTCGTGGCGCTGCCCGTCACGAACGCCGGCCTGAACCCCGCGCGCTCGACGGCCGTCGCGATCTTCTCCGAGGGCTGGGCCCTGGAGCAGCTGTGGCTCTTCTGGGTCGCGCCGCTGGTCGGCGCCGCCGTCGCCGCCCTGGTGTACCGGGCGTTCGCGAGCGAGCCGCTGGAGATCGACGAGCTCGACGAGGACGACGACCTCGAGGACGCCGTCGCACGCTGA